CCATGAGCGATCTTGCATGAGCCGGGGTTCACCGGGTGCCGTCGGGGAGCGACACCGTCACGTTGGTCGCCTTGATGCCGGCGGTGGCGACGGAGCCGACCTCCAGCCCGAGATCCCGGACCGCTTCCGTGGAGATGAGGGAGACCACGCGGTAGGGACCACACTGAAGTTCGACCTGGCTCATCACCGTGTCCGAGGTGATGCGGGTGACCAGGCCGGTGAGCTGGTTGCGGGCGGACTGAATCTCCTGCGATGCGGGATCGCCGAGCGCCTGGTCCCTGGCGCGTTCGTTGGCGAAGGCGGCGAGGGAGGCACCGTCGACGCCGCCGTCGGTGGACTGCAACTTGCCCTGGCTGACCCAGCGGCGGACGGTGTCGTCGGAAACTCCGAGGAGGATGGCGGCGGTCTTGATCCTGATGGCGGGCATACCCCTATTGTTGCAGTTCGCTCCACACCGCGTCGTTGGTTTCGGCCCACAGGGGTTTCGCCCAGTCCCCGAAGTCCCGGTCACTCAGCGCGATCATGGCGACGCTTCTCGACGGCACCACCCACAGATACGTCCCCGCCATCCCGAAGTGGCCGACAGTCTCCGCCGGCATGGTCGTTCCCGTCCAGTGGGGTGACTTCTCCCCCCTGATCTCGAAACCCAGGCCCCAGTCGTTGGGTTTCTGCATCCCGTAGCCCGGCACGATGCCGCGCAGGCCCGGGAACTGCACCGTCATGGCCTTGCGGGCGGTCGAGGGGGCGAGAAGTTTCGGGTCCAGGAGTTCCGCGGCAAACTTCGTCAGGTCCGCCACGCTCGAGCGCGCCTCATGCCCCGCCGATCCCCACAGCTGCGTGTCCGTCATCCCCAGCGGTTCGAAGACACCGAGCCGGAGGTACTCCGCGAACGACATGTCCGCCTCCTGCGCGACCTTCTCTGCCAGCCACTCGTACCCGGCGGAGGAATAGATGCGCCTTTCACCGACGGGCTTGGGGTTCTCCCGTGAGTCGAACGCCACCCCGGACGCGTGTGCGAGCAGATGCCGCACGGTGGATCCCTCGGGCCCCAGCGGCTCGTCGAACTCCAGCGCCCCCTCCTCCACCGCCATGAGCACACCGTAGGCGCTCAGCAGCTTGGTCACGCTGGCCAGCTCGAAGACCCGGTCCACGTCCCCGACGCTCGTCGTCCCTTTTGCGGTAATCACCGCCGCGGCGTGCTTATCGACGGGCCACTGCCCCACCTTCTCCAACGCGGTTTCCATGCTCATGCTGGCCAGGGTAGCGGCCGTCCCGGACTTTGCGTTCGATTCGCACATTTGTTCTAACTGGGGTAGGGTGGGTTGCAGACAACGTCATTGCATCGTGATTCGGGGGAATCATGTACACCTCACCTGTCCTGACCACACACCACGAAAAACACCCCGGGGCCTACTACGCCACCGAGGCAGACCACCCCACAGCACACCTCGCCCACCAGATCCGCCGCAGCGAATACCAACTCTGGACCACCCTGCTCCCCGACGAGGACGCCGACTACGACCTCGCCGTCACCGCCATCCACCGCCTCACCGGCAAAGGCCGCTTCCAGATCGGCAACGCCCTCGCCGCCGTCCACCGCCTCACCGAGCTACCCCTGGTACGCGAAATCCAGGACACCACCCACCGCCTGGACCTCTCCCGCCTGATCGCCATCGACAAAGCCCTGTGCCTGCTCACCGACGAGACACTCCTCGCCCTGATCGACACCAGACTCGCCCTCTATCTCCTGCCCACCCGCCTCAACCAGCTACTACCCAGCGCGGGGCAGATCACCGCACGCATCCGCGACTGGATCCGCCTGCTCGCCCCCACCCTCGACGTGGACCACACACCCGATCCCCCCGCACCACCGACGTTTTCCGCCCACCACGGTGATGACGGGCGTTCCTACCTCAACCTCGACGCCCCCACGGACGTGGCCCTTATCATCGAGGCCGCCCTGCGTGCCCGGGTCGCCGAGGCCGGGTGCAGTGAGGCGGAGGCGCTGCGGGATCTGGTCACCGGGGCTGCCCGGGTGCGGGTGGTGCTCAACCTCTACCGCGCCCACGACGTCGAGGATGCCCCGGCGTACGTCTTCGGCGCGGGTTGGCTGACACCCCAGGTCAGCAACGCCCTGGCTGACACCGCCACCCAGGTCCGTGACATGGACAAGGTCGCCACAAAGGTGGCGGCGGGGTATCAGACTCCGGAGGATATCCGGGCGTTTGTCGTCGGTCGTGACGGTACGTGTCGGGGTCCGGGGGACAACCGCAGTGCGGCGGATGCGCAGATGGATCATTCCGTGGACTGGGCCGCGGGTGGGCCGACGTGTGCGGATAACCTCGCGTCCTTGTGCGCGCACTGTCACAACATAAAGACGGATGGGCGGATGTTTCCGGTGCGGTTGCCGGAGGGGGAGATTGTGTGGTTGTTCGAGGACGGGACGTGGGTGCATTCGGTGCCGGAGGGTCCGTTGTCGGCGAAGGCGAGGAACTGGGTGCAGACCCTGGGTCAGCGCATCACCCGCCGTCGGGAGCACCACCACGCCCCCGACCGGGAGCAGGAGGAGGGCCCGACCGAGCAACCCGAATTCTAGGAGGGCAGCACCAGAATCCGGCCCTTCAGCCCGCCGGCCTCGAGCTTCTCGTGGACCTTGCGTCCGTCAGCGATGGTCAGTCGCTGATCCACCCTGCCCTCAAGCTTGCCCGCAGCCAGGAGCGAGTTCATCACCCGCGCGGCCTCGGCGAGCACCGCCACGGGCTCATTCGGCAGGGCGAAGCCGTACACGGTGTGGTTGGTGAAGAACAGCGACTGTACGGGAAGTGTCTCCTCCTCCGAATCGCTCGCGGTGACCACGATTCTCTCGCCCGGCGCGAGCGCGTCGAACGCGGGTGCCAGCGGCATTTTTCCGGAGGTGTCCCACCAGAGATCCACTTTTTCGCTCAGATCGGAAGGCTCAAACCCGTGGTAGTCGAACACCTCAGAGGCGCCGAGCGACCGGACCCACTCGTGGTCGTCGGGTGAGGCGGTCGCGACGACGACGGCTCCCATGGCCACCGCCACCTGCACCACCGCCGAGCCCACCCCGCCGGCACCTCCGCCGACGAATACCCGCTCGCCCGGTTTAAGGTCGGCGTAGCGCTGCAGACCAATGCAGGCGGTCGCCCCACCGTGGAGAACCACCGCGGCATCCTCCGCGCTCACGTTCTCGGGGAGGTGGTAGAGCCGCTCGACGGGAACCGCCACACGCTCGGACCAGGCGCCGGGCCGACCGCCGTAACCGAGCGAGTTCGACCAGACGCGGTCGCCCACGGTGAATCCCGTGGTCCCTTCGCCGACCTCTTCCACCACACCGACCAGATCCCGGCCGATGACCTGCGGATACACCTGCGGGGTCGGGTACAACCCGGTCCGGACGTAGGAGTCCGCGATCACCCCCTCGGATGCCTCCATCCTCACCAGGATGTCGGTCGGTGCGAGTACGGGATCCGGAATCTCGCCGTAGGAGATGACGTCGGGGTCCCCGGTTTCAGTGACGTAGCTGGCTTTCATGCGCGCCACCCTAGTCACTTCTCATCCAGCCCCCACCCACGGATGTCCCGGGCCTGGCCGACGTGGCGCTCCTGGACCCGCCCCAGAAACTCGATGCCTCCCTCGGAGCGCACGGGCAGGTCGAGGGTCTCCTCTGCCTCCTTGCCGCGTCGGAGTTGGCGCATCCGGAGGGATTCAACGTCGAGAATTATTCCGAACACCACGATGATGTTGGCGATCCACAGAGCAAACAGCGCCGCGATGACCGTGCCGAGCGCCCCGTAGGAGCTGATTCCGGTGAGATAGCGCAGGTAGACGGTGAAGAGGAGCCCCACGACGATGATGCCGGCGGTGGCGAAGGTCGAGCCCACGGAGAGCAGGCGGAAGCGCGGCGCCCTGATGTTCGGGGTGAAGTAGTACATGACGTCGATGATGAGCATGAGCAGAATGACGATCACGGGCCAGCGCACCCACCGCCACACCGGGAGGAATTTCTCGGTGAGGAACTGCACCACACCGTCGAGCCCGAGCGGGGTGGCCACCGGGACCAGCAGCGTGTCGATGATCGGCTTGTTCAGCATCGCCGCCGCGAGGACCAGCACCATTCCGACGACCAGCATGGCCGTGACCAGGAACATCGAGGCCCACAGGCGGACGATGTTGCGCCCCTCCCACACGCCGTACGCCTCGTTCGCGGTCCGGGAGAAGGCGCGGACGTAGGCGGAGGAGGACCACAGGGAGATGAACACGGCGACCACCAGGCCGATGATTCCGCCGGCGGAGGATCCCACGACCATGTTCACCACGTCGCGGACCACGCTCTCGTATCCGCCGGGGACGAAGGTCTGGATGAAGTCCGTGGTCAGCTGTTCGACGAGGTCCCGGTTGTTCGCCAGAATGAGCGTGGCAATCGAATAGACCGACAGCAGGGTGGGTGCGAAGGCGAGCACGGAGAAGAAGGTCAGCGTCGCGCCGCTGTCCTGCCCGCGGCTCTGCCAGAACGAGGCGATGGACCGCCGGATGACGTACCAGCGGTCGGACATCGTTATCGAGGTCTGGATTTTCGTCGACACCGTGCCGATCTTTCCACAGCCCCCGGGAAATCGACGCTTATCGACGTTTGTTTCCCGCTCACTGCCGACCAGCCCGTGCGATACTGACTGCCATGACGAATCCGTTCGACAACGGCCCGGTCATTCCGCTGGAGTGGAGCTCCGCCGACTCGTCGCAGGTTGACCCGGTCTCCGCGCGCGAGCGTCTGCAGAAGTACCGCCCCACCACGAAGAAGAAGGTGTGGGCGTGGGTCTCCGTGGTGCTCGGGGGATTCATGCTCGTTTCCGCCCTGTTCAGCCCCACCTCCTACGCGGAAGGCAGCACGGTGGGCAGCGTCGTGGGCGGGATCGCCGTCAGTCTGGGAATCCTCCTTCCGGGGGCCTACTGGCACTACCGCAATCGGACCGACCAGAGGACGATCGCCGAGTGGCAGCGCAGTCGCACGTCCCACGAGGAGCTGCGCAGGGTCCTCCGGGGTGCGGAGCTCGAGCTGCTCGGACGCCAGAGTGAGGTGCCGATGCTGTCGAAACGCCGGTGGGAGATCGTGATCGTCTGCTCCCTGGCGCTGTGGATGGCCGGCGGTCTGATGCTGCCGGGCGCCGCGGCCTAGGCCTCCTCGTCGCCCAGGAGGTGAGCCGCCGCCCGCTCCGCGATCATGATGGTCGGCGCGTTGGTGTTGCCCGTGGTGATGAGCGGCATGATCGAGGCGTCCGCCACCCGGATCCCACTGAGTCCGTGAACCCGGAAGGTACGTGGATCGACGACGGCGAGTTCGTCGAGTCCCATCCGGCAGGTGCCCACCTGGTGGTGATAGGTCACGGCCGTGGAGCGCACGTAGTCGATGAGGTCCTCGTCGGAATCTGACACCTCGGGCCCCGGGTAGATCTCCTCGGGTTCCCACTCCCCCAGCGCGGCGGTACGGCCGATCTCGCGACACTGGCGCACGGAGGCGGCGAGGGCGCGGGCGTCCTCCTTGTCCCGCAGGGCGCCGAGGTCGACGTTGACGGGGTCGTCCTCGCCCGGCCCGCTGAGGGTGACCGAGCCGCGGGACAGCGGCCGGACGAGGCCTGCCACCAGGGAGAATCCGTTCTCGGGGCCGGTCATGTCGTCGAGGAAGTACATGGGTAGTGAGAAGTTGATGGGTTGGGTGTCCGGCACGGCGAGGTCGGGGTCGCTCTTCCAGAACAGGTGGGTCTCCGCAGCGGCCACCTCGGGCGGGGGAACCTCGCGGGCATGGGTGGTAAAGATGACCGGCGACAGCAGGTGGTCGTGCAGGTTCCTGCCCACCCCGGGGAGATCGTGCACCGGGTCGACGCCGACCTCCGCGAGCTCCTCGGCCGGGCCGATGCCGGAGCGCAGCAGAATCTCCGGCGAACCCAGCGCGCCGGCGCAGAGGATCGTCTCGGCGGCCTCGAGGGTCTTCACCTCTCCGTCGTGGCGGAACTCCACGCCGGTGATCCGGCCGTCGGCGACCAGGAGGCGCAGGACATGGGAATCGATGTAGATGCGCAGGTCGGGGTTGTCCATCTCCGGCCTGAGGTAGGCGTGCCAGGTGTTGAAGCGCTTGCCGTCGCGCACGTTGAGCTGCATCTTCGATACCCCGTCAACCTCGCCGGTGTTGTAGTCCTCGTTGAGTTCGAGGCCCCACTCGACCGCGCCGTCGAGGATGGACTGCTGGATGGGGTTGAGGTCGAAGTCGCTCGTGACGTCGAGGAACCCGTCGCCGCCACGGCTGTCGGACCCGCCGCCGCTGTAGTTCTCGATCGCCTTGAACACCGGGAGCACGTCGTCGTATCCCCACCCCGGGCAACCGAGGTAGTTCCACGTGTCGTAGTCCTGCCGCGGCCCGCGCACCCAGATGGTGGCGTTGAGCGCGTGCGAGCCGCCCATGACCTTGCCGCGCGGGAGGTTGAGGCGGCGCCCGTGACAACCCTCCTGCTCGGTGGTGACGTAGTTCCAGTCCTCCGGCCCGCGCCAGAGCGCTCCGGCGGCGGCGACGTCGGCGATGATCGGATTGGTGTCCTGGCCGCCGGCCTCGAGAATCGCGACGGTGTGCCCGGCGTCGAGAAGCTGCTTTGCGACGACGTTGCCCGCCGATCCCGCGCCGACGACGATGTAGTTCAGCATGTTGAGAGGCCTCCCGGTGTGATGTGGATTACTTTCCCCATCATGCTCCGGGCCGGGCCGCCCCGGCTGCGCTCAGAGCGCGCAGTTACTTGGCATCGGGTGCACTACCGCGCGGCCAGGGTTTCCCGCGCACGGCCTCGACCCCCTCGTTGAAACGGCGCAGCAGCGCGACGTACGTGGCCAGATCCTCGTCGGACCAGTCGGCGACGATGTCGGCCACGGATCCACGCCTGCCCGCAAATTCCTCGCGCAGCAGCCGCAACCCCTCGGCGGTGGGCCGGTGTTTGCGGGCCGGGCCGCCGACGGGATCGGGGATGCGGTCGATCAGGCCGCGCCTCATGGCGGCGGCGACCTGGCGGTGGACCGTCGATACGCCGAGGTCGAAGGCGTCGGCGAGCTCCCCGACCGTCATCGGCCCCTCGGCGTCGAGCCGGGCGAGGAGGACGGCGGCACTGCGGTCGATGAGGTGCTCGCGGCCGTAGGGCGCGGCCCCCTGGAGCGCGTGACGGGACAGCAGCATGTGTTCGTAGACGAGGTCGGCGAGCTCGGGGCGTTCCATGTGCCCCATTGTGCCCGCTCCCCGGCGCGCTGAGTAGGGTCGATTGCATCATGCAATTTGCATAGTGCAATCTACCCTCGGATCGATCAGCGAAAGACTCCCCCGTGACCTCCAGACTCATCACCCCCACCTTTCTGCTCTCCTGGCTGGTCAACTTCGTGCAGTACCTGCTCTTCTACCTGCTCGTCACCACCACGGCGCTCTACGCCGTCACGGAGTTCGCCGCCTCCGAGGCAGCCAGCGGGCTCGCCGCCAGCTCTTTTGTCATCGGCGCCACCATCGCCCGGCTCTTCTCCGGCTACGTCACCGACGTCCTCGGGCGGCGCCCCGTGCTGCTGGGCTCGGTCGTCGTGGTCGTCGTCGCCTGCTGCCTCTACTTCCCTGCTCACTCCCTCCCCCTGTTCATCGCGGTGCGTTTTCTCCACGGTTTCGCCTACGCGTTCGCCAGCACCGCGATCATGGCCGTGGTCCAGTCCGCCATCCCGCCCGAGCGCCGCGCGGAGGGCACGGGTTACTTCGCGCTGAG
This sequence is a window from Corynebacterium doosanense CAU 212 = DSM 45436. Protein-coding genes within it:
- a CDS encoding TOBE domain-containing protein produces the protein MPAIRIKTAAILLGVSDDTVRRWVSQGKLQSTDGGVDGASLAAFANERARDQALGDPASQEIQSARNQLTGLVTRITSDTVMSQVELQCGPYRVVSLISTEAVRDLGLEVGSVATAGIKATNVTVSLPDGTR
- a CDS encoding serine hydrolase domain-containing protein, with translation MSMETALEKVGQWPVDKHAAAVITAKGTTSVGDVDRVFELASVTKLLSAYGVLMAVEEGALEFDEPLGPEGSTVRHLLAHASGVAFDSRENPKPVGERRIYSSAGYEWLAEKVAQEADMSFAEYLRLGVFEPLGMTDTQLWGSAGHEARSSVADLTKFAAELLDPKLLAPSTARKAMTVQFPGLRGIVPGYGMQKPNDWGLGFEIRGEKSPHWTGTTMPAETVGHFGMAGTYLWVVPSRSVAMIALSDRDFGDWAKPLWAETNDAVWSELQQ
- a CDS encoding HNH endonuclease signature motif containing protein — its product is MYTSPVLTTHHEKHPGAYYATEADHPTAHLAHQIRRSEYQLWTTLLPDEDADYDLAVTAIHRLTGKGRFQIGNALAAVHRLTELPLVREIQDTTHRLDLSRLIAIDKALCLLTDETLLALIDTRLALYLLPTRLNQLLPSAGQITARIRDWIRLLAPTLDVDHTPDPPAPPTFSAHHGDDGRSYLNLDAPTDVALIIEAALRARVAEAGCSEAEALRDLVTGAARVRVVLNLYRAHDVEDAPAYVFGAGWLTPQVSNALADTATQVRDMDKVATKVAAGYQTPEDIRAFVVGRDGTCRGPGDNRSAADAQMDHSVDWAAGGPTCADNLASLCAHCHNIKTDGRMFPVRLPEGEIVWLFEDGTWVHSVPEGPLSAKARNWVQTLGQRITRRREHHHAPDREQEEGPTEQPEF
- a CDS encoding zinc-binding dehydrogenase, whose translation is MKASYVTETGDPDVISYGEIPDPVLAPTDILVRMEASEGVIADSYVRTGLYPTPQVYPQVIGRDLVGVVEEVGEGTTGFTVGDRVWSNSLGYGGRPGAWSERVAVPVERLYHLPENVSAEDAAVVLHGGATACIGLQRYADLKPGERVFVGGGAGGVGSAVVQVAVAMGAVVVATASPDDHEWVRSLGASEVFDYHGFEPSDLSEKVDLWWDTSGKMPLAPAFDALAPGERIVVTASDSEEETLPVQSLFFTNHTVYGFALPNEPVAVLAEAARVMNSLLAAGKLEGRVDQRLTIADGRKVHEKLEAGGLKGRILVLPS
- a CDS encoding YihY/virulence factor BrkB family protein; the protein is MSTKIQTSITMSDRWYVIRRSIASFWQSRGQDSGATLTFFSVLAFAPTLLSVYSIATLILANNRDLVEQLTTDFIQTFVPGGYESVVRDVVNMVVGSSAGGIIGLVVAVFISLWSSSAYVRAFSRTANEAYGVWEGRNIVRLWASMFLVTAMLVVGMVLVLAAAMLNKPIIDTLLVPVATPLGLDGVVQFLTEKFLPVWRWVRWPVIVILLMLIIDVMYYFTPNIRAPRFRLLSVGSTFATAGIIVVGLLFTVYLRYLTGISSYGALGTVIAALFALWIANIIVVFGIILDVESLRMRQLRRGKEAEETLDLPVRSEGGIEFLGRVQERHVGQARDIRGWGLDEK
- a CDS encoding GMC family oxidoreductase, which produces MLNYIVVGAGSAGNVVAKQLLDAGHTVAILEAGGQDTNPIIADVAAAGALWRGPEDWNYVTTEQEGCHGRRLNLPRGKVMGGSHALNATIWVRGPRQDYDTWNYLGCPGWGYDDVLPVFKAIENYSGGGSDSRGGDGFLDVTSDFDLNPIQQSILDGAVEWGLELNEDYNTGEVDGVSKMQLNVRDGKRFNTWHAYLRPEMDNPDLRIYIDSHVLRLLVADGRITGVEFRHDGEVKTLEAAETILCAGALGSPEILLRSGIGPAEELAEVGVDPVHDLPGVGRNLHDHLLSPVIFTTHAREVPPPEVAAAETHLFWKSDPDLAVPDTQPINFSLPMYFLDDMTGPENGFSLVAGLVRPLSRGSVTLSGPGEDDPVNVDLGALRDKEDARALAASVRQCREIGRTAALGEWEPEEIYPGPEVSDSDEDLIDYVRSTAVTYHHQVGTCRMGLDELAVVDPRTFRVHGLSGIRVADASIMPLITTGNTNAPTIMIAERAAAHLLGDEEA
- a CDS encoding MarR family winged helix-turn-helix transcriptional regulator; this encodes MERPELADLVYEHMLLSRHALQGAAPYGREHLIDRSAAVLLARLDAEGPMTVGELADAFDLGVSTVHRQVAAAMRRGLIDRIPDPVGGPARKHRPTAEGLRLLREEFAGRRGSVADIVADWSDEDLATYVALLRRFNEGVEAVRGKPWPRGSAPDAK